A region from the Corynebacterium halotolerans YIM 70093 = DSM 44683 genome encodes:
- the guaB gene encoding IMP dehydrogenase, with amino-acid sequence MTDQRVSTGGDDPNKVALLGLTFDDVLLLPAESNIVPSEVDTSAQFSRNIRLGVPVVSAAMDTVTEGRMAIAMARQGGLGVLHRNLSSQEQAEQVEIVKRSESGMVTDPVTCSPDMTIAEVDAVCARFHISGLPVVDADGVLLGICTNRDMRFESDPNRKVSEVMTPMPLVVAEEGVSKEEALELLSSHKIEKLPIVNESRKLVGLITVKDFVKSEQYPNSSKDSSGRLLVAAGIGTGEESWQRAGLLVEAGVDVLVIDSAHAHNNRVLEMVSRVKKEWGDRVDVVGGNLATRGAAQAMIDAGADAIKVGIGPGSICTTRVVAGVGAPQITAIMEASVPARKAGVPLIADGGMQFSGDIAKALAAGADTVMLGSMLAGTAEAPGDIVVLNGKQYKRYRGMGSMGAMQGRGLSGEKRSYSKDRYFQADVRSEDKLVPEGIEGRVPFRGSIDAITHQLVGGLRAAMGYTGSASIEELKTKQFVQITSAGLKESHPHHIQQTVEAPNYH; translated from the coding sequence ATGACCGATCAGCGTGTGTCCACCGGGGGAGACGATCCGAACAAGGTGGCCCTGCTGGGTCTGACCTTCGACGATGTTCTCCTCCTGCCGGCGGAGTCCAATATCGTCCCCAGTGAGGTCGACACCTCCGCCCAGTTCTCCCGCAACATCCGCCTGGGCGTCCCGGTCGTCTCCGCGGCCATGGACACGGTGACGGAGGGGCGCATGGCGATCGCCATGGCCCGTCAGGGCGGCCTGGGTGTGCTGCACCGCAACCTCTCCTCCCAGGAGCAGGCCGAGCAGGTCGAGATCGTCAAGCGTTCCGAGTCCGGCATGGTCACCGATCCGGTCACCTGCAGCCCGGACATGACCATCGCCGAGGTCGACGCCGTGTGCGCCCGCTTCCACATCTCCGGGCTGCCGGTCGTCGACGCCGACGGTGTCCTGCTGGGCATCTGCACCAACCGTGACATGCGTTTCGAGTCCGACCCGAACCGCAAGGTCTCCGAGGTCATGACCCCGATGCCGCTGGTCGTCGCCGAGGAGGGCGTGTCCAAGGAGGAGGCGCTCGAGCTGCTGTCCTCCCACAAGATCGAGAAGCTGCCGATCGTCAACGAGTCCCGCAAGCTCGTCGGTCTGATCACCGTCAAGGACTTCGTCAAGTCCGAGCAGTACCCCAACTCCTCCAAGGACTCCTCCGGCCGGCTGCTCGTCGCCGCGGGCATCGGCACCGGTGAGGAATCCTGGCAGCGCGCCGGCCTGCTGGTCGAGGCGGGCGTCGACGTGCTCGTCATCGACTCCGCCCACGCCCACAACAACCGCGTGCTCGAGATGGTCTCCCGCGTGAAGAAGGAGTGGGGGGACCGTGTCGACGTCGTCGGCGGCAACCTCGCCACCCGCGGCGCGGCCCAGGCCATGATCGACGCCGGCGCGGACGCCATCAAGGTCGGCATCGGCCCGGGCTCCATCTGCACCACCCGCGTCGTCGCCGGCGTCGGTGCCCCGCAGATCACCGCCATCATGGAGGCCTCCGTGCCCGCCCGTAAGGCCGGTGTCCCGCTCATCGCCGACGGCGGCATGCAGTTCTCCGGTGACATCGCCAAGGCCCTGGCCGCCGGCGCCGACACCGTCATGCTCGGCTCCATGCTCGCCGGCACCGCCGAGGCCCCGGGCGACATCGTCGTGCTCAACGGCAAGCAGTACAAGCGCTACCGCGGCATGGGATCCATGGGTGCCATGCAGGGCCGCGGCCTCTCCGGCGAGAAGCGTTCCTACTCCAAGGACCGCTACTTCCAGGCCGATGTCCGCAGCGAGGACAAGCTCGTGCCCGAGGGCATCGAGGGCCGGGTGCCGTTCCGCGGCTCCATCGACGCCATCACCCACCAGCTCGTCGGCGGCCTGCGCGCGGCCATGGGCTACACCGGCTCCGCCAGCATCGAGGAGCTGAAGACGAAGCAGTTCGTCCAGATCACCTCCGCGGGCCTGAAGGAGTCGCACCCGCACCACATCCAGCAGACCGTCGAGGCGCCGAACTACCACTAG
- the rimI gene encoding ribosomal protein S18-alanine N-acetyltransferase has protein sequence MEIRALQTRDAARCAELEQILFPGDNPWSRDIFAIEFSHPHTFYLGVFDDEGDEEVLVAYAGMAMLGPRDDPEFEIHTIAVDPEHQRRGLGRLLMDQLMHAADSFDGQVFLEVRTDNAPAIAMYEAFGFVNQGVRRNYYQPSGADAYTMSRPSRSEREQ, from the coding sequence ATGGAAATCCGCGCCCTGCAGACCCGCGACGCCGCCCGCTGCGCCGAGCTGGAGCAGATCCTCTTCCCGGGCGACAACCCCTGGTCCCGCGACATCTTCGCCATCGAGTTCTCCCACCCCCACACCTTCTACCTCGGCGTCTTCGACGACGAGGGGGACGAGGAGGTGCTCGTCGCCTACGCCGGTATGGCGATGCTCGGCCCGCGCGATGACCCGGAGTTCGAGATCCACACCATCGCCGTGGACCCGGAGCACCAGCGCCGCGGGCTCGGCCGGCTGCTCATGGATCAGCTGATGCACGCCGCCGATTCCTTCGACGGGCAGGTCTTCCTCGAGGTCCGCACCGACAATGCACCGGCGATCGCCATGTACGAGGCCTTCGGCTTCGTCAACCAGGGCGTGCGCCGCAACTACTACCAGCCCTCCGGGGCCGACGCCTACACCATGAGCCGCCCGTCCAGGAGTGAGAGGGAACAATGA
- a CDS encoding DUF5319 domain-containing protein, protein MNYDAQMPRDPFADDPNDPASFLEADEPMPPLSEDERASIRQDLELVAEFQRVLAPRGIQGIFFLCEDCDEFHYYDWDIMAANMSATLAGELSPVHEPSAQPDVSAYVPWDYALGYLDGLDAR, encoded by the coding sequence GTGAACTACGACGCCCAGATGCCCCGTGACCCGTTTGCCGACGATCCGAACGACCCGGCATCCTTCCTCGAGGCTGACGAGCCGATGCCGCCGCTGTCCGAGGATGAGCGCGCGAGCATCAGGCAGGATCTGGAGCTGGTCGCGGAATTCCAGCGGGTCCTCGCCCCGCGCGGAATCCAGGGCATCTTCTTCCTGTGCGAGGACTGCGATGAATTCCACTACTACGACTGGGACATCATGGCGGCGAACATGTCCGCCACGCTGGCCGGGGAGCTCTCGCCCGTCCACGAGCCCAGCGCCCAGCCCGATGTCTCCGCGTACGTGCCCTGGGACTACGCCCTGGGTTACCTCGACGGGCTCGACGCCCGCTGA
- a CDS encoding sigma-70 family RNA polymerase sigma factor: protein MSDTESELADLVPLAIDGDRRSLQQIMRIIHPQVLRYARARVGGGRTPTAEDIAQEICLAVATSIGNFVDRGRPFMAFVYGIAFNKVADAHRSMARDHSHPTDEVPDTSNDQDTPEEYALVSDGSNRVRALLDSLSDKARDIVILRVFVGLSAEETASVVGSTPGAVRVAQHRALATLRKNLEQGGEK, encoded by the coding sequence GTGAGCGATACCGAGAGTGAGCTGGCGGATCTCGTACCGCTGGCCATTGACGGCGATCGCCGATCCCTCCAGCAGATCATGCGGATCATCCATCCCCAGGTGCTGCGGTACGCGCGCGCCCGGGTAGGGGGCGGCCGCACCCCCACGGCGGAGGACATCGCCCAGGAGATCTGTCTCGCGGTGGCCACCTCCATCGGCAACTTCGTGGACCGGGGCCGGCCCTTCATGGCCTTCGTCTACGGCATCGCCTTCAACAAGGTCGCCGACGCCCACCGTTCCATGGCGCGAGACCACTCCCATCCCACCGACGAGGTTCCGGACACTTCGAACGACCAGGACACCCCCGAGGAATACGCGCTGGTCAGCGACGGAAGTAACAGAGTGCGCGCTCTTCTCGATTCATTAAGTGACAAGGCCCGCGACATCGTGATCCTGCGAGTGTTCGTCGGGCTGTCCGCGGAGGAGACCGCCTCCGTTGTCGGGAGCACCCCGGGCGCCGTTCGCGTCGCGCAGCACCGCGCGCTCGCGACGCTGCGCAAGAATCTTGAACAAGGAGGAGAGAAGTGA
- the tsaB gene encoding tRNA (adenosine(37)-N6)-threonylcarbamoyltransferase complex dimerization subunit type 1 TsaB — MLVLSIDTSTPDLVTGVVDTDTGESVDRVLPGTRAHNEQLTPTVQTALADARVTFADLDAVVVGCGPGPFTGLRVGMASAAAFGDALGIPVHGVCSLDAIAHRLPEDTKLVAIDARRREIYWATYRGTERTSGPDVRAPGELELPHDVEVVSVPAHLAEKLPEQLADVAKRDLAPTPASLVAVADLDATPGPLTPLYLRRPDAKEPKSVPRSPAIPQVEI; from the coding sequence GTGCTAGTACTCTCGATCGACACCTCCACCCCGGACCTGGTCACCGGCGTCGTCGACACCGACACCGGTGAGTCGGTCGACCGCGTCCTCCCGGGCACGCGCGCCCACAACGAGCAGCTGACACCCACCGTGCAGACGGCGCTCGCCGACGCCCGCGTCACCTTCGCCGACCTCGACGCCGTCGTCGTCGGCTGCGGGCCGGGCCCGTTCACCGGCCTGCGGGTCGGCATGGCCTCGGCCGCCGCGTTCGGCGACGCCCTCGGCATCCCCGTCCACGGGGTGTGTTCATTGGACGCGATCGCCCACCGCCTCCCGGAGGACACGAAGCTCGTGGCCATCGACGCCCGCCGCCGCGAGATCTACTGGGCCACCTACCGCGGCACGGAACGCACCTCCGGCCCGGACGTCCGGGCCCCCGGCGAGCTGGAGCTGCCGCACGACGTCGAGGTCGTCTCCGTGCCGGCCCACCTCGCGGAGAAGCTTCCCGAACAGCTCGCGGACGTCGCGAAGCGCGATCTTGCGCCGACGCCGGCGTCGTTGGTGGCCGTCGCGGACCTGGACGCCACCCCGGGGCCGCTGACCCCGCTGTACCTGCGCCGCCCCGACGCCAAGGAACCGAAGTCCGTACCCCGGTCCCCCGCCATTCCGCAGGTGGAGATCTAG
- the tsaD gene encoding tRNA (adenosine(37)-N6)-threonylcarbamoyltransferase complex transferase subunit TsaD — translation MIVLGIETSCDETGVGVVDLDEHGHLEILADSVASSMEQHARFGGVVPEIASRAHLESMGPVMRAALAEAGVEKPDAVAATVGPGLAGALLVGASAAKAYAAAWGVPFYGVNHLGGHVAVANLEGDALPHSVALLVSGGHTQLLEVDAVGLPMRELGSTLDDAAGEAYDKVSRLLGLGYPGGPVIDKLAKQGDPQAVTFPRGLMKAEDSRGDHRHNFSFSGLKTAVARYVEAAEREGRVISVADVCASFQEAVCDVLTMKAVRACQDTGAKVLLLGGGVAANSRLRELAQERCAAAGIELRVPRFKLCTDNGVMIAALAAQRIHEGAGASELTVGTDPSMEVEVPQA, via the coding sequence ATGATCGTCCTCGGTATCGAGACCAGCTGTGATGAGACCGGCGTCGGTGTCGTCGACCTTGACGAACACGGCCACCTGGAGATCCTCGCCGACTCGGTCGCCTCCTCCATGGAACAGCACGCCCGCTTCGGCGGCGTGGTCCCCGAGATCGCCAGCCGGGCCCACCTCGAGTCGATGGGCCCGGTGATGCGCGCGGCGCTGGCCGAGGCGGGCGTCGAGAAGCCCGACGCCGTCGCCGCGACCGTCGGGCCCGGCCTGGCAGGCGCCCTGCTCGTCGGTGCCTCGGCCGCGAAGGCGTATGCCGCGGCCTGGGGCGTGCCCTTCTACGGCGTCAACCACCTCGGTGGGCACGTGGCCGTGGCCAACCTCGAGGGCGACGCCCTGCCGCACTCCGTGGCGCTGCTCGTCTCCGGCGGACACACCCAGCTGCTGGAGGTCGACGCCGTCGGCCTGCCCATGCGCGAGCTCGGCTCCACCCTCGACGACGCCGCCGGCGAGGCCTACGACAAGGTCTCCCGCCTGCTGGGGCTCGGCTACCCGGGCGGACCGGTCATCGACAAGCTGGCGAAGCAGGGCGACCCGCAGGCCGTAACCTTCCCGCGCGGGCTGATGAAGGCGGAGGACTCCCGCGGCGACCACCGCCACAACTTCTCCTTCTCCGGGCTCAAGACCGCGGTGGCCCGCTACGTCGAGGCCGCCGAACGCGAAGGGCGCGTCATCTCCGTGGCGGACGTGTGCGCTTCCTTCCAGGAGGCCGTCTGCGACGTGCTGACGATGAAGGCCGTGCGCGCCTGCCAGGACACCGGTGCGAAGGTTCTGCTGCTGGGTGGGGGAGTGGCCGCGAACTCCCGGCTGCGGGAACTCGCACAGGAGCGTTGCGCGGCCGCCGGCATCGAGCTGCGGGTGCCGCGGTTCAAGCTGTGCACCGACAACGGCGTGATGATCGCGGCGCTCGCGGCCCAACGCATCCACGAGGGAGCCGGAGCGAGTGAACTGACCGTGGGCACCGATCCCTCGATGGAGGTCGAGGTGCCACAGGCCTAG
- a CDS encoding class I SAM-dependent methyltransferase produces the protein MANPFTDGADYALHRPDYPRELGGLLAELPARRATALDVGCGTGQLTVQLSRHFDRVLGVDASAGQIDAATPAPGATYRVGTAEDLPVDDAGMDLITVAQAAHWLDLPAFYREVDRVAAPGAALALVSYGMCRLDAEADPGIDELYQEFYWGEFHRFWAPARVHVENGLADLPFPYEEVEIVCPPIVRKHRLAHFLGYVGTWSAAKKARESGHGGELADFARRLAARWGDPEQARTVVWPVTVRAGRVG, from the coding sequence ATGGCCAACCCTTTCACCGACGGCGCCGACTACGCCCTCCACCGCCCCGACTACCCACGGGAGCTGGGCGGCCTGCTCGCGGAACTGCCGGCACGGCGCGCAACCGCCCTCGATGTCGGCTGCGGCACCGGGCAGTTGACCGTCCAGCTTTCCCGTCACTTCGACCGGGTCCTCGGCGTCGACGCCAGCGCCGGCCAGATCGACGCCGCCACCCCGGCCCCGGGGGCAACCTACCGGGTCGGTACCGCGGAGGACCTGCCCGTCGACGACGCCGGCATGGACCTGATCACCGTCGCGCAGGCCGCCCACTGGCTCGACCTGCCTGCCTTCTACCGTGAGGTTGACCGGGTCGCGGCCCCCGGTGCGGCCCTGGCCCTGGTCAGCTACGGCATGTGCCGTCTCGACGCCGAGGCGGACCCCGGAATCGACGAGCTCTACCAGGAGTTCTACTGGGGTGAGTTCCACCGGTTCTGGGCGCCGGCCCGCGTGCACGTCGAAAACGGCCTGGCCGATCTGCCGTTCCCCTACGAGGAGGTCGAGATCGTCTGCCCGCCGATCGTGCGCAAACACCGGCTCGCCCACTTCCTCGGCTACGTGGGCACCTGGTCCGCGGCGAAGAAGGCCCGTGAGAGCGGGCACGGTGGTGAGCTGGCGGACTTCGCCCGACGCTTGGCCGCCCGCTGGGGTGATCCCGAGCAGGCCCGCACCGTGGTCTGGCCGGTGACGGTGCGCGCCGGGCGGGTGGGCTGA
- a CDS encoding IS982 family transposase, which produces MDNNLNTLATALYVTADDFINTHPELAPQRPATGIQPRISDAELIVLGIIETLLGFTSERRFIRFARTRLASVFPYIPQQPGYNKRQRNLTELMQHIMTHLATCTGLLNDDVWVVDSTPVECGRSRETVKRSNMAGFAEYGYCASHSRFFWGLRLHLVSTLHGLPVGYALTGAKADERATLLSMLDAAPVPVPAGQIIMADKGYNGTWLEEELNNGGVELIRPARKGETSRPGKHFLKPLRQRIESVFDTLKGQLGLEQHGGRTISGVLSRMVRRLLALSAVIWHNHTTGQPVLRSLTAYDH; this is translated from the coding sequence GTGGACAACAATCTCAACACTCTCGCAACCGCACTCTACGTCACCGCCGACGACTTCATCAACACCCATCCCGAGCTCGCGCCACAGCGACCAGCCACCGGAATCCAACCACGGATCAGCGACGCGGAACTCATCGTCCTGGGCATCATCGAAACCCTGCTCGGATTCACCTCCGAACGCCGCTTCATCCGCTTCGCCCGCACACGACTGGCCAGCGTATTTCCCTATATCCCCCAGCAGCCCGGCTACAACAAACGCCAACGCAACCTCACCGAACTCATGCAGCACATCATGACCCACCTGGCCACCTGTACCGGGCTGCTCAACGATGACGTCTGGGTCGTGGACTCCACCCCGGTCGAATGTGGCCGCTCCCGGGAAACGGTGAAACGATCGAACATGGCCGGGTTCGCCGAGTACGGCTACTGCGCGTCGCACTCCCGCTTTTTCTGGGGACTACGGCTGCATCTGGTCTCCACCCTGCACGGTCTGCCGGTCGGCTACGCGCTCACCGGGGCGAAGGCCGATGAACGCGCCACCCTGCTGTCCATGCTGGATGCGGCACCGGTGCCCGTGCCGGCCGGCCAGATCATCATGGCGGACAAGGGCTACAACGGCACCTGGTTGGAAGAAGAACTCAACAATGGTGGTGTCGAACTCATCCGGCCGGCCCGGAAAGGGGAAACATCCAGGCCCGGCAAGCACTTTCTGAAACCTCTGCGGCAACGGATCGAGTCGGTGTTTGACACGTTGAAAGGCCAGTTGGGCCTGGAGCAGCACGGAGGCCGGACCATCTCCGGGGTGCTCAGCCGGATGGTGCGGCGGTTGCTGGCGTTGAGCGCGGTGATCTGGCACAACCACACCACCGGCCAGCCGGTCCTAAGATCATTGACCGCGTACGACCACTAA
- a CDS encoding WhiB family transcriptional regulator, whose amino-acid sequence MAQPHLLPGPNADFWDWQLHGSCRGEESDVFYHPDGERGRARAQRENRAKAICHSCPVIAACREHALQVAEPYGIWGGLSESERLSVLRSRNNRQRVNA is encoded by the coding sequence ATGGCACAGCCGCACCTGCTTCCCGGTCCCAACGCTGATTTCTGGGACTGGCAGCTCCACGGTTCCTGCCGGGGGGAGGAGTCGGATGTCTTCTACCACCCGGACGGGGAGCGGGGCCGCGCCCGCGCACAGCGCGAGAACCGCGCGAAAGCCATCTGCCACAGCTGCCCCGTGATCGCCGCCTGCCGTGAGCACGCCCTCCAGGTCGCCGAGCCCTACGGCATCTGGGGCGGTCTCTCCGAGTCCGAACGACTGTCGGTGCTGCGCAGCCGCAATAACCGCCAGAGGGTCAACGCTTAA
- the groES gene encoding co-chaperone GroES: protein MANVNIKPLEDKVLVQIVEAETTTASGLVIPDSAKEKPQEATVIAVGPGRTNEKGERVAVDVNEGDTVIFSKYGGTELKYGGEEYLLLSARDLLAIVEK, encoded by the coding sequence GTGGCAAACGTCAACATCAAGCCGCTCGAGGACAAGGTCCTGGTCCAGATCGTCGAGGCCGAGACCACCACCGCTTCCGGTCTGGTCATCCCGGACTCCGCCAAGGAGAAGCCGCAGGAGGCCACCGTCATCGCCGTGGGCCCGGGCCGCACCAACGAGAAGGGCGAGCGCGTCGCGGTCGACGTCAACGAGGGTGACACCGTCATCTTCTCCAAGTACGGCGGCACCGAGCTGAAGTACGGCGGCGAGGAGTACCTGCTCCTGTCCGCCCGTGACCTGCTCGCCATCGTCGAGAAGTAG
- the groL gene encoding chaperonin GroEL (60 kDa chaperone family; promotes refolding of misfolded polypeptides especially under stressful conditions; forms two stacked rings of heptamers to form a barrel-shaped 14mer; ends can be capped by GroES; misfolded proteins enter the barrel where they are refolded when GroES binds), with protein MAKLIAFDQEAREGIQRGVDTLADAVKVTLGPRGRNVVLDKAFGGPTVTNDGVTIARDIDVEDPFENLGAQLVKSVAVKTNDNAGDGTTTATLLAQALIQEGLRNIAAGANPVELNRGIAAAAEKVVEQLKSRATEISSPSEIASVATVSSRDAVVGEMVAGAMEKVGKDGVLTVEESQSIESSLDITEGISFDKGFLSPYFITDVDAQQAILDDALVLLVRNKISSLPDFLPLLEKVVESGKSVLIIAEDVEGEPLQTLVVNSIRKTIKAVAVKAPYFGERRKAFMDDLAVVTGATVVDPEVGINLNEAGTEVLGSARRVTVTKDETVIVDGAGAAEAVESRREQIRREIESTDSTWDKEKAEERLAKLSGGVAVIRVGAATETEVNERKLRVEDAINAARAAAQEGVIAGGGSALVQISEELKSYAEEFSGEAKTGVLAVARALVKPAYWIAANAGLDGSVVVSRIAGLPNGEGFNAATLEYGNLVEAGIIDPVKVTHSAVVNAASVARMVLTTEASVVTKPEEEGEAAQGVHGHHH; from the coding sequence ATGGCAAAGCTGATTGCATTCGACCAGGAGGCCCGCGAGGGCATCCAGCGCGGCGTCGACACGCTTGCCGACGCCGTGAAGGTCACCCTCGGCCCGCGCGGCCGCAACGTGGTGCTCGACAAGGCCTTCGGTGGCCCGACCGTCACCAATGACGGCGTGACCATCGCCCGCGACATCGACGTCGAGGACCCCTTCGAGAACCTGGGTGCCCAGCTGGTTAAGTCCGTCGCCGTCAAGACCAACGACAACGCCGGTGACGGCACCACCACCGCGACCCTGCTCGCCCAGGCGCTCATCCAGGAGGGCCTGCGCAACATCGCCGCCGGCGCCAACCCCGTCGAGCTCAACCGGGGCATCGCCGCGGCGGCCGAGAAGGTCGTGGAGCAGCTGAAGTCCCGCGCCACAGAGATCTCCTCCCCGTCGGAGATCGCCAGCGTGGCCACCGTCTCCTCCCGCGACGCGGTCGTCGGTGAGATGGTCGCCGGTGCGATGGAGAAGGTCGGCAAGGACGGCGTGCTCACCGTCGAGGAGTCCCAGTCCATCGAGTCCTCCCTGGACATCACCGAGGGCATCTCCTTCGACAAGGGCTTCCTGTCCCCGTACTTCATCACCGACGTCGACGCCCAGCAGGCCATTCTCGACGACGCGCTGGTGCTGCTCGTGCGCAACAAGATCTCCTCCCTGCCGGACTTCCTGCCGCTGCTGGAGAAGGTCGTCGAGTCGGGCAAGTCCGTCCTCATCATCGCCGAGGACGTCGAGGGTGAGCCGCTGCAGACCCTGGTGGTCAACTCGATCCGCAAGACCATCAAGGCCGTCGCGGTGAAGGCCCCGTACTTCGGTGAGCGCCGCAAGGCCTTCATGGACGATCTCGCCGTCGTCACCGGCGCGACCGTCGTCGACCCGGAGGTCGGCATCAACCTCAACGAGGCCGGCACCGAGGTGCTGGGCTCCGCCCGCCGCGTCACGGTGACCAAGGACGAGACCGTCATCGTCGACGGCGCCGGCGCCGCCGAGGCCGTCGAGTCCCGCCGCGAGCAGATCCGCCGCGAGATCGAGTCCACCGACTCCACCTGGGACAAGGAGAAGGCCGAGGAGCGCCTGGCCAAGCTGTCCGGAGGGGTCGCCGTCATCCGTGTCGGCGCCGCCACCGAGACCGAGGTCAACGAGCGCAAGCTGCGCGTCGAGGACGCCATCAACGCCGCCCGCGCGGCCGCCCAGGAGGGCGTCATCGCCGGCGGCGGCTCCGCGCTCGTGCAGATCTCCGAGGAGCTGAAGTCCTACGCCGAGGAGTTCTCCGGCGAGGCGAAGACCGGTGTGCTGGCTGTCGCCCGTGCCCTGGTCAAGCCGGCCTACTGGATCGCCGCGAACGCGGGCCTGGACGGCTCCGTCGTGGTCTCCCGTATCGCCGGGCTGCCCAACGGTGAGGGCTTCAACGCCGCCACCCTGGAGTACGGCAACCTCGTCGAGGCTGGCATCATCGACCCGGTCAAGGTCACGCATTCCGCCGTGGTCAACGCCGCCTCCGTGGCGCGCATGGTCCTGACCACCGAGGCATCCGTGGTGACCAAGCCGGAGGAGGAGGGCGAGGCCGCCCAGGGCGTCCACGGCCACCACCACTAG
- the nadB gene encoding L-aspartate oxidase translates to MTPTAPAGALATPAPTWRRETGAVIIGSGAAGLATAVHLAEAGVPAMLLTRATDPADSSTDWAQGGLAAVWDSADSPEAHVADTLTAGAGLCDPAAVRTLVDAAPHAVRRLIALGARFDRGGDGDDYDLHLEGGHSTRRILHARGDGSGREVERTLVNALRRRLDRPGCSVRLRTGLRAVDVLTDAHGAAAGVRVRDATGRIGDLLADSVVLATGGAGQAWTLTSNPGVATGDGLAMAWRVGAVLRDVEFTQFHPTILHRRTGQERSGGRDVLISEAVRGEGAVLIDHAGRRVMAGVHPLADLAPRDVISAAMHARMLATGEEYLLLDARHFSARAWATKFPGILAMLRERGIDPVTEPIPVRPGAHYLCGGVAADMDGRTSVPGLYAIGEVAATGVQGANRLASNSVTEALVMGDRCGQLLASAPPGRAGEPVERPAVALTDAAARTRIHGIMDTYVGVLRTAEGLDAAIDGLDALPTLPVTRPDVDDATLDTTALHAVGRLIARAARERDESRGAHRRADHPQTSGDWESHLRLAPGAAGEIVITHEPVGAVVAAV, encoded by the coding sequence ATGACACCCACGGCACCAGCCGGCGCGCTCGCCACCCCGGCCCCGACCTGGCGGCGCGAGACCGGAGCGGTCATCATCGGCTCCGGGGCCGCCGGACTCGCGACGGCGGTCCACCTCGCGGAGGCGGGCGTGCCCGCGATGCTGCTCACCCGCGCCACCGACCCCGCCGACTCCTCGACCGACTGGGCCCAGGGCGGACTGGCCGCGGTGTGGGACTCCGCCGACTCCCCTGAGGCCCACGTGGCGGACACCCTCACCGCAGGCGCCGGACTCTGCGACCCCGCGGCCGTGCGCACCCTCGTCGACGCCGCTCCGCACGCCGTCCGCCGGCTCATCGCCCTCGGCGCCCGGTTCGACCGCGGGGGCGACGGCGACGACTACGACCTGCACCTCGAGGGCGGGCACAGCACCCGGCGCATCCTCCACGCCCGCGGCGACGGCTCCGGCCGCGAGGTCGAGCGCACGCTCGTCAACGCCCTGCGCCGCCGGCTGGACCGGCCCGGCTGCAGCGTCCGGCTGCGCACCGGCCTCCGCGCCGTCGACGTGCTCACCGACGCCCACGGGGCCGCCGCCGGCGTCCGGGTCCGGGACGCGACGGGACGCATCGGTGACCTACTCGCTGACTCGGTCGTGCTGGCGACCGGCGGGGCCGGCCAGGCCTGGACCCTGACCTCGAACCCGGGGGTGGCCACCGGCGACGGACTGGCGATGGCCTGGCGCGTCGGGGCGGTGCTGCGCGACGTCGAGTTCACCCAGTTCCACCCCACGATCCTCCACCGCCGCACCGGGCAGGAGCGGAGCGGCGGGCGCGACGTGCTCATCTCCGAGGCGGTGCGCGGCGAGGGCGCCGTCCTCATCGACCATGCCGGACGGCGGGTCATGGCCGGGGTGCACCCGCTGGCCGACCTGGCCCCGCGCGACGTCATCTCCGCGGCGATGCACGCACGAATGCTGGCCACGGGGGAGGAGTACCTGCTGCTCGACGCCCGCCACTTCAGCGCGCGGGCGTGGGCGACGAAATTCCCCGGCATCCTCGCGATGCTGCGCGAACGCGGCATCGACCCCGTCACCGAGCCGATTCCCGTGCGCCCCGGCGCCCACTACCTCTGCGGCGGGGTGGCCGCCGACATGGACGGACGCACGAGCGTCCCCGGTCTCTACGCCATCGGGGAGGTCGCCGCCACCGGGGTGCAGGGCGCCAACCGGCTGGCCTCCAACTCGGTGACCGAGGCACTCGTCATGGGCGACCGGTGCGGGCAGCTGCTGGCCTCCGCACCCCCGGGCAGGGCGGGTGAGCCCGTCGAGCGGCCCGCCGTGGCACTCACGGACGCGGCGGCGCGGACCCGCATCCACGGGATCATGGACACCTACGTCGGGGTGCTGCGCACCGCCGAGGGCCTCGACGCGGCAATCGACGGGCTCGACGCGCTGCCCACCCTGCCGGTGACCCGCCCGGACGTGGACGACGCAACGCTGGATACCACGGCCCTGCACGCCGTCGGCAGACTCATCGCCCGGGCGGCCCGGGAACGCGACGAGTCCCGCGGGGCCCACCGCCGTGCCGACCACCCTCAGACCTCCGGAGACTGGGAGAGCCACCTGCGCCTGGCCCCCGGCGCGGCCGGGGAGATCGTGATCACCCACGAGCCGGTGGGCGCGGTCGTCGCGGCCGTCTGA